One part of the Anaeromyxobacter sp. Fw109-5 genome encodes these proteins:
- a CDS encoding SpoIID/LytB domain-containing protein encodes MICTADVYTSRTRAAKRGARPAGPARRRAALVRTVALGLALAGAAGARGEELIRVRVSESPERIEELRLEDYVAGVVSGEMPASFPAEALKAQAVAARSYALTRKIEAQAANRRWDIATGVLAQVYRQGASGPARAATAATAGEVMVAGVEPLEAYFHASCGGTTEAGLAALGRGHPYLPSVECGRCARAPGARWSVRIDARALASAARLRGAATDARVTSRTPSGRAERIEISAGPRRATVAATDLRQRLGYGRLPSLAFAVRAERGAFVFEGRGHGHGAGLCQWGAAGLAREGRGYREILGHYYPGADVVRMY; translated from the coding sequence ATGATCTGCACCGCTGACGTATACACATCGCGCACCCGGGCCGCCAAGCGCGGGGCGCGCCCGGCCGGACCCGCGCGGCGCCGGGCGGCGCTCGTCCGCACGGTCGCCCTCGGGCTCGCGCTCGCCGGGGCGGCGGGGGCGCGGGGGGAGGAGCTCATCCGCGTGCGCGTGTCGGAGTCGCCCGAGCGGATCGAGGAGCTCCGGCTCGAGGACTACGTCGCCGGCGTGGTCTCCGGCGAGATGCCCGCCTCCTTCCCCGCGGAGGCCCTGAAGGCGCAGGCGGTGGCGGCGCGCAGCTACGCGCTCACGCGCAAGATCGAGGCGCAGGCCGCCAACCGGCGCTGGGACATCGCGACCGGCGTGCTCGCGCAGGTCTACCGGCAAGGCGCGAGCGGCCCTGCCCGCGCGGCGACGGCGGCGACCGCGGGCGAGGTGATGGTGGCGGGCGTGGAGCCGCTGGAGGCGTACTTCCACGCGTCGTGCGGGGGCACCACCGAGGCCGGCCTGGCGGCGCTGGGGCGCGGCCACCCCTATCTCCCCTCGGTGGAGTGCGGGCGATGCGCGCGCGCCCCCGGCGCGCGCTGGTCGGTCCGGATCGACGCCCGCGCGCTCGCCTCGGCGGCGCGCCTGCGCGGCGCCGCCACGGACGCGCGCGTGACGTCGCGCACGCCGAGCGGGCGCGCGGAGCGGATCGAGATCTCCGCCGGGCCGCGGCGCGCCACGGTGGCGGCCACCGATCTGCGCCAGCGCCTCGGCTACGGCCGCCTCCCGTCGCTCGCCTTCGCGGTGCGCGCCGAGCGCGGCGCGTTCGTCTTCGAGGGCCGCGGCCACGGGCACGGCGCCGGCCTGTGCCAGTGGGGCGCCGCCGGGCTCGCCCGCGAGGGGCGGGGCTACCGCGAGATCCTCGGCCACTACTACCCGGGCGCGGACGTGGTTCGGATGTACTAG
- the queA gene encoding tRNA preQ1(34) S-adenosylmethionine ribosyltransferase-isomerase QueA, protein MRLSDFDYELPEELVAQEPVTPRDASRLLVLPREGAAEHRAFTDLPDLLAPGDLLVFNDTKVIPARLVGTKPTGGKVELLLCEPLGGGLGSRWRAMGQASKPIREGTTLLFEGLEARVEASEGEGFYVVTLDREGEALEAALARAGRIPLPPYIRRAPSDVDRERYQTIWARAPGSAAAPTAGLHFTEAILARLAARGVERTAVTLHVGPGTFLPVRGDSVEGHRMHAEQYEVRPEAAAAIAACRARGSRVVAVGTTSVRTLESAWRGGAVAAGAGRTALFVRPGHAFRAVDALVTNFHLPRSTLLMLVCAFGGTHRVLAAYRDAVARRYRFFSYGDAMLLARAD, encoded by the coding sequence GTGAGGCTATCGGACTTCGACTACGAGCTCCCCGAGGAGCTGGTCGCGCAGGAGCCGGTCACGCCGCGCGACGCGTCGCGGCTGCTCGTCCTCCCGCGCGAGGGCGCCGCCGAGCACCGCGCGTTCACGGACCTCCCGGACCTGCTCGCCCCGGGCGATCTGCTGGTGTTCAACGACACGAAGGTCATCCCGGCGCGGCTCGTCGGGACGAAGCCGACCGGGGGCAAGGTGGAGCTGCTCCTGTGCGAGCCGCTCGGCGGCGGGCTCGGGAGCCGCTGGCGCGCGATGGGGCAGGCCTCGAAGCCCATCCGCGAGGGCACGACGCTCCTGTTCGAGGGGCTCGAGGCGCGCGTCGAGGCGAGCGAGGGGGAGGGCTTCTACGTCGTGACGCTCGACCGCGAGGGCGAGGCCCTCGAGGCGGCGCTCGCGCGCGCCGGCCGGATCCCGCTGCCACCCTACATCCGCCGCGCCCCTTCCGACGTGGACCGCGAGCGCTACCAGACCATCTGGGCGCGCGCGCCCGGCAGCGCGGCGGCGCCCACCGCCGGGCTGCACTTCACGGAGGCGATCCTCGCGCGGCTCGCCGCGCGCGGGGTGGAGCGGACCGCCGTCACGCTCCACGTCGGTCCGGGCACCTTCCTCCCGGTCCGCGGTGACTCGGTGGAGGGGCACCGCATGCACGCCGAGCAATACGAGGTCCGTCCGGAGGCGGCGGCGGCCATCGCGGCCTGCCGCGCGCGTGGGAGCCGCGTGGTGGCGGTCGGGACGACCTCGGTGCGGACGCTGGAGAGCGCGTGGCGCGGGGGAGCGGTCGCGGCGGGGGCGGGGCGCACGGCGCTCTTCGTGCGTCCCGGCCACGCCTTCCGCGCGGTGGACGCCCTCGTCACGAACTTCCACCTGCCCCGCTCGACGCTGCTCATGCTGGTGTGCGCGTTCGGTGGAACCCACCGGGTCCTCGCCGCCTACCGCGACGCCGTCGCGCGCCGATATCGCTTCTTCAGCTACGGCGACGCGATGCTCCTGGCGCGTGCGGATTGA